The window CGATGGCCGAAATGGCATTGGTCACCGCCATCAGCGGTGTGTGCAGCGCGGGCGTTACGTTCCAGACCACGTGGTAACCGACATAAATCGCCAGCACAAAGATGATCAGGTTGTAGATACCGGGGGAGATAAGCTCTTCCATTGTCTGAATCCCTGCTTAGGCGTTTTTGCGGATGACTTGGCCGTCGCGGCACATCAGGCACGCGGCGACGATGTCGTCTTCCAGGTTCACGTCGAACTGACCTTCCTTGGTGAAGACCAGCTTCAGGAAGTCCAGCAGGTTACGGGCGTACAGCGCCGAAGCGTCTGCCGCGACTTCGCCGGCCAGGTTGGTCGGACCGCAAATGGTCACGCCATTTTCGATCACCACCTGATCGGCCACGGTCAGCGGGCAGTTACCGCCCTGGGCTGCCGCGAGGTCAATGACCACCGAGCCGGGTTTCATCTGTGCGACGGTTTCGGCACTGAGCAAAGTCGGTGCCTTGCGGCCCGGAATCAATGCGGTGGTGATGACAATGTCAGCCTGCTTGGCGCGCTCGTGCACGGCCTGGGCCTGGCGCTGCATCCAGCTGGCGGGCATGGGTCGGGCGTAGCCGCCAACGCCGACGGCGCATTCACGCTCTTCGTCGGTTTCGTAAGGTACATCGACGAACTTGGCGCCGAGGGATTCGATTTGTTCCTTCACTGCCGGACGCACGTCCGACGCCTCGATCACCGCACCCAGGCGCTTGGCCGTGGCAATCGCCTGCAACCCAGCCACGCCAGCACCGAGAATCAGCACCCGCGCCGCTTTCACGGTACCCGCGGCGGTCATCAGCATAGGCATGAAGCGTGGGTAATGGTGGGCGGCCAGCAGCACGGCCTTGTAGCCGGCAATGTTCGCTTGAGACGACAGCACATCCAGGCTCTGGGCGCGGGAGGTACGTGGCGCGGCCTCAAGGGCGAAAGCGGTAATGCCGCGTTCGGCCAGCTTGGCAATGGTTTCGTTATTGAACGGATTGAGCATGCCCACCAGAACGGTACCGCTCTTGATCAGCGTCAGTTCGCTGTCGCTGGGGGCGACCACCTTGAGAATCAGTTCGGCCCCGAAAGCATCACTGGCGCTGCCAATGGTGGCGCCCGCTGCTTCATAGGCACTGTCGATAACGCTGGCCTTGATGCCGGCGCCGCTTTGAACAGTGACCTTATGGCCTTGGCCGATCAGCTTCTTGATGGTTTCCGGGGTTGCAGCAACCCGCGTTTCACCCGTCTGGGTTTCGAGAGGAACACCAATGTGCACGTCAAATCTCCTGCGTGATCTTATTGAGTAAACCCAGGCACTTCGGATGGTGCGGCTGGGGCGGCCGATCAGCACGATCCCGCCGAATCAGGCGGGGCGCGGCATTTTGCAGGCGAAAATTCAGCCCTTCAAGGGATTATGACGGGTGACGGAAAATTAACTACAAGTCACCCTGTGACCGAATGTCGCAATGATCGGCATATATCCCTTGTAGGCTGGGCTTTCCAGGGTTTCAGGCCAAATTTGACGATTTTTCCATTGGCGACGTGAATGAACCCTGATGAGCTGCGTAACGTGGCTCAAAGCCACGTATTTGAACGGTTATGAGACTACGGTACTGATTTCGTAACAGATTGACTGTATGCGACATAAATTTATATCTGTAGCGCTTTTGATTAGCTTACTACCGGAGTCGGATATAGAGTTTTTCCTTGTTAATCAAGGCTGTAGCTACTAGCTTGATTGACCAGCCAATCGCGAAAAGCCCTCAGAGAGGCCGATTCGACCTTTCGTTCGGGGATCATCAGGTAGTAGGCCTTG is drawn from Pseudomonas rhizophila and contains these coding sequences:
- a CDS encoding Re/Si-specific NAD(P)(+) transhydrogenase subunit alpha, which gives rise to MHIGVPLETQTGETRVAATPETIKKLIGQGHKVTVQSGAGIKASVIDSAYEAAGATIGSASDAFGAELILKVVAPSDSELTLIKSGTVLVGMLNPFNNETIAKLAERGITAFALEAAPRTSRAQSLDVLSSQANIAGYKAVLLAAHHYPRFMPMLMTAAGTVKAARVLILGAGVAGLQAIATAKRLGAVIEASDVRPAVKEQIESLGAKFVDVPYETDEERECAVGVGGYARPMPASWMQRQAQAVHERAKQADIVITTALIPGRKAPTLLSAETVAQMKPGSVVIDLAAAQGGNCPLTVADQVVIENGVTICGPTNLAGEVAADASALYARNLLDFLKLVFTKEGQFDVNLEDDIVAACLMCRDGQVIRKNA